From Pseudomonas sp. G2-4:
GTGCGCGACGGTGAAGAACTCGACGCCAACCTGATCGACCCGTACCTCAAGGCCCACATTCCAGGCCTCGTCGGCATGCCACGGATCAGCCAGTTTCCCGGGGGCGCGTCGAACCTGACCTATCTGCTGGAGTACCCCGAACAGGAGTTCGTCCTGCGCCGTCCGCCGTTCGGCCACAAGGCCAAGTCCGCCCACGACATGGGCCGCGAATTCCGCATCCTCAATCAACTGCGCGAGGCTTTCCCCTACTGCCCGAAAGCCTACGTGCACTGCACCGACGAGTCGGTGATGGGTGCGGAGTTCTACGTGATGGAACGGGTCAAGGGCATCATCCTGCGCTCCGAACTGCCGCCGGAACTGGGCTTCGATGCCGCCCGCACCGAAGCGCTGTGCAAGAGCTTCATCGACAGGCTCGTCGAATTGCATCAGGTCGACTATAACGCCTGCGGCCTTAGCGACCTGGGCAAGCCCGAAGGCTACGTGGCCCGGCAGATCCGTGGCTGGAGCGATCGCTACGAAAAAGCCCTGACCCCCGATGCGCCGAAATGGGAGGCGGTCAAGGCCTGGCTCAACGACAAGATGCCCGCCGATCATCCTACGTCGAGCATCGTCCACAACGACTACCGTTTCGACAATGTCATCCTCGATCCGGAGAACCCGATGCAGATCATCGGCGTGCTGGACTGGGAACTGACCACCCTCGGCGATCCGTTGATGGACTTGGGCAATAGCCTCGCCTACTGGATCGAGGCCGGCGACCCGGCACCGGTGCAATTGATGCGCCGCCAGCCCAGCCATGCGCCTGGCATGCTGACCCGCCGCGAGTTCGTCGATTACTACGCCGAGCGCGCCGGGATCCGCATCGACAACTTCGATTTCTATTACACCTACGGCCTGTTCCGCCTGGCCGGCATCGTCCAGCAGATCTACTACCGCTTCTTCCACGGCCAGACCCAGGACAAACGCTTCGCGCAGTTCGTTCAGATGAACCAACTGCTGGAGCAGATGAGCCTGCAGGTCATCGACAAATCCACGCTCTGAGCGCACCTATAACAAGGAAACAGCATGTCCAAGACCCAGTTGTTCGACCTCGACGGTAAAATCGCTTTTGTTTCCGGCGCCAGCCGCGGCATCGGCGAAGCCATCGCCAAATTGCTGGCCCAGCAAGGTGCCCATGTGATTGTGTCCAGCCGCAAGCTCGACGGTTGCCAGCATGTGGCCGACGCCATCATCGCCGCCGGCGGCAAGGCCACCGCCATCGCTTGCCACATCGGGGAAATGGAGCAGATCAGCCAGGTGTTCGCTGGCATCCGCGAACAGTTCGGGCGCCTGGATATCCTGGTGAATAACGCTGCCACCAACCCGCAATTCTGCAACGTCCTGGACACCGACCTGGGCGCATTCCAGAAAACCGTGGACGTGAACATTCGCGGCTATTTCTTCATGTCGGTGGAAGCCGGCAAGCTGATGCGCGAGAACGGCGGCGGCAGCATCATCAACGTGGCGTCGATCAATGGCATCTCGCCGGGGATCTTCCAGGGCATCTATTCGGTGACCAAGGCCGCGGTAATCAACATGACCAAGGTCTTCGCCAAGGAATGCGCGCAGTTCGGCATTCGCTGCAACGCCTTGCTGCCGGGCCTGACCGACACCAAGTTCGCCTCGGCGCTGGTCAAGAACGACGCCATCCTGAAAACCGCCCTGGCGCAGATCCCCCTCAAGCGCGTGGCCGACCCGAGCGAAATGGCCGGCGCGGTGTTGTACCTGGCCAGTGATGCGTCGAGCTACACCACGGGTGTGGCGCTGAATGTGGATGGTGGGTTCTTGTCCTGAGAATGAACGCCATGGCAGACCTATGAGAAACCCTGTGGGAGCGAGCTTGCTCGCGATGGCATTGCATCAGTCAAACCGGTACTGCTGACCCACCGCTATCGCGAGCAAGCTCGCTCCCACAAGGGATCCTCTGTGATCGCACAAATGAATATTTATTCCAACATTTGCAATTAGCGAATATTTATTCCATAAATAGCCCTTCTGAAATAAAAATTCAAAGGGCTCTTTCTCATGCGTGAACTCGGCATCGGTCTGATTGGCACCGGCTTCATGGGCCGTGCCCATGCCTTGGCGTTCCACAATGCCAAAGCGGTGTTCGACCTCCCCCTGAACCTGACACTGGCGGCCCTCGCCGACGCCGATCCGCAGCGTGCCCGGCAGTGCGCCCAAAGCTGGGGGTTCGAGACGGCCCATAGCGACTGGCAACAGCTGATCGATGACCCAAAGGTCAACCTGATCGCCATCACCACGCCCAACCATCTGCACTTCCCGATGGCCATGGCGGCCCTGGCCGCAGGCAAGCCGGTCTACTGTGAAAAGCCCCTGGCAGTATCCCTGGAGCAGGCCGAGCAGATGCGCCAGGCCGCCAAAGCGGCCGGCGTGGTGACGCGGGTCGGCTACAACTACCAGCACAATCCGATCATCCAACTGGCG
This genomic window contains:
- a CDS encoding phosphotransferase family protein — translated: MAFTDQSTRVRDGEELDANLIDPYLKAHIPGLVGMPRISQFPGGASNLTYLLEYPEQEFVLRRPPFGHKAKSAHDMGREFRILNQLREAFPYCPKAYVHCTDESVMGAEFYVMERVKGIILRSELPPELGFDAARTEALCKSFIDRLVELHQVDYNACGLSDLGKPEGYVARQIRGWSDRYEKALTPDAPKWEAVKAWLNDKMPADHPTSSIVHNDYRFDNVILDPENPMQIIGVLDWELTTLGDPLMDLGNSLAYWIEAGDPAPVQLMRRQPSHAPGMLTRREFVDYYAERAGIRIDNFDFYYTYGLFRLAGIVQQIYYRFFHGQTQDKRFAQFVQMNQLLEQMSLQVIDKSTL
- a CDS encoding SDR family oxidoreductase, with protein sequence MSKTQLFDLDGKIAFVSGASRGIGEAIAKLLAQQGAHVIVSSRKLDGCQHVADAIIAAGGKATAIACHIGEMEQISQVFAGIREQFGRLDILVNNAATNPQFCNVLDTDLGAFQKTVDVNIRGYFFMSVEAGKLMRENGGGSIINVASINGISPGIFQGIYSVTKAAVINMTKVFAKECAQFGIRCNALLPGLTDTKFASALVKNDAILKTALAQIPLKRVADPSEMAGAVLYLASDASSYTTGVALNVDGGFLS